In Pseudomonas sp. ADAK18, a single window of DNA contains:
- the fliI gene encoding flagellar protein export ATPase FliI, producing the protein MRLDRTSFAKRLGGYAEATQLPGQPILEGRLLRMVGLTLEAEGLRAAMGSRCMVINDDSYHPVQVEAEVMGFSGSKIFLMPVGSLAGIAPGARVVPLADTGRLPMGMSMLGRVLDGAGRALDGKGGMKAEDWVPMDGPTINPLKRNPISVPLDVGIRSINGLLTVGRGQRLGLFAGTGVGKSVLLGMMTRFTEADIIVVGLIGERGREVKEFIEHILGEEGLKRSVVVASPADDAPLMRLRAAMYCTRIAEYFRDKGKNVLLLMDSLTRFAQAQREIALAIGEPPATKGYPPSVFAKLPKLVERAGNAEAGGGSITAFYTVLSEGDDQQDPIADSARGVLDGHIVLSRRLAEEGHYPAIDIEASISRVMPSVVTPEHMIRAQQFKQLWSRYQQSRDLISVGAYVAGGDRETDLAIALQPQLVTYLRQGLNDNISMAESEAHLASIFAPAPGG; encoded by the coding sequence ATGCGCCTTGACCGCACCAGCTTTGCCAAGCGCCTGGGAGGCTACGCTGAAGCCACCCAGTTGCCTGGCCAGCCGATCCTTGAAGGTCGGCTGCTGCGTATGGTCGGCCTGACCCTCGAAGCCGAAGGCCTGCGCGCCGCCATGGGCAGTCGCTGCATGGTAATCAACGACGACAGCTACCACCCGGTGCAGGTGGAAGCGGAAGTCATGGGCTTTTCCGGCAGTAAGATTTTCCTGATGCCCGTGGGCAGTCTCGCCGGCATCGCTCCTGGCGCACGGGTTGTGCCGCTGGCCGACACTGGCCGCCTGCCCATGGGCATGAGCATGCTCGGCCGAGTCCTTGATGGCGCCGGGCGTGCCCTCGACGGCAAGGGTGGGATGAAGGCTGAAGACTGGGTGCCGATGGACGGCCCCACCATCAACCCCCTCAAGCGCAACCCCATCAGCGTGCCGCTGGACGTGGGTATTCGCAGCATCAACGGTTTATTGACGGTCGGTCGCGGTCAGCGCCTGGGCCTGTTCGCCGGTACCGGCGTGGGCAAAAGTGTGCTGCTGGGCATGATGACGCGCTTTACCGAGGCCGACATCATTGTGGTGGGGCTGATCGGCGAGCGGGGCCGCGAGGTGAAGGAGTTCATTGAACACATCCTCGGCGAAGAAGGCCTCAAGCGTTCCGTGGTGGTCGCGTCACCTGCGGATGACGCGCCGCTGATGCGCCTGCGCGCGGCGATGTACTGCACGCGGATTGCCGAATATTTTCGCGACAAGGGCAAGAACGTCCTGCTGCTGATGGACTCCCTGACCCGTTTCGCCCAGGCCCAGCGGGAAATCGCCCTGGCCATCGGCGAGCCGCCGGCCACCAAGGGTTATCCGCCCTCAGTGTTCGCCAAACTGCCGAAGTTGGTGGAGCGGGCCGGTAACGCCGAGGCGGGTGGTGGCTCCATCACCGCGTTCTACACCGTGTTGTCCGAAGGTGATGACCAGCAGGATCCGATTGCCGACTCGGCCCGGGGCGTGCTCGACGGCCACATTGTGCTGTCCCGCCGTTTGGCGGAGGAGGGGCACTATCCGGCCATCGACATCGAAGCGTCCATCAGCCGGGTGATGCCGTCGGTGGTCACGCCCGAGCACATGATCCGCGCCCAGCAGTTCAAACAGTTGTGGTCGCGTTACCAGCAGAGCCGTGACCTGATCAGCGTCGGCGCCTATGTGGCTGGCGGTGATCGCGAGACCGACCTGGCAATCGCCCTGCAACCGCAACTGGTGACCTACCTGCGCCAGGGCCTGAACGACAACATCAGCATGGCCGAAAGCGAGGCGCACCTAGCCTCGATCTTTGCGCCGGCACCTGGCGGTTAA
- a CDS encoding PAS domain-containing sensor histidine kinase: MPHAAQLSQVPGIQGPAPSVEQISRLGLEQAFSLFNQMSSQLTDSYSLLEARVSELKGELAVVSAQRMEELAEKERLANRLQNLLDLLPGGLIVIDDQGRVREANPTACDLLGLPLEGELWRHVIARCFAPREDDGHEVSLKDGRRLSIATRSLDAEPGQLVLLNDLTETRHLQDQLARHERLSSLGRMVASLAHQIRTPLSAALIYASHLTDEQLPAATHQRFAGRLKERLHELEHQVRDMLVFARGELPLTDRVTPALLMQSLQAAAAIHIQDVSMRWQCDSRVGELLCNRDTLVGALLNLIENATQASGPGARLKVHLYNRGEVLRLCISDSGSGIEPAVLQRLGEPFFTTKTNGTGLGLTVVKAVARAHQGELQLHSRLGRGTCALMTLPLFSSAPSAE; this comes from the coding sequence ATGCCCCACGCCGCCCAACTATCGCAGGTCCCTGGTATTCAGGGGCCGGCACCTTCCGTAGAGCAGATCAGCCGGCTAGGACTTGAGCAGGCGTTTTCGCTGTTCAATCAGATGTCCAGCCAGTTGACTGACTCCTACAGCCTGCTGGAAGCCCGGGTCTCTGAGCTCAAAGGCGAGCTGGCGGTGGTCAGTGCCCAGCGCATGGAAGAGCTGGCCGAGAAAGAGCGCCTGGCCAACCGTCTGCAAAACCTCCTCGACCTGTTGCCCGGTGGCCTGATCGTCATTGACGATCAGGGCCGCGTGCGCGAGGCCAACCCGACCGCCTGTGACCTGCTGGGCTTGCCCCTGGAAGGCGAGCTGTGGCGTCACGTGATCGCCCGCTGCTTTGCGCCCCGCGAAGACGATGGCCATGAAGTGTCCCTCAAGGACGGTCGCCGACTGTCCATTGCCACGCGCTCCCTGGATGCCGAGCCCGGGCAGTTGGTGTTGCTCAATGACCTGACTGAAACCCGTCACTTGCAGGATCAGTTGGCGCGCCACGAACGGCTGTCTTCCCTGGGGCGGATGGTCGCTTCCTTGGCGCATCAGATTCGCACGCCGTTGTCCGCTGCCCTGATCTACGCCAGTCATTTGACTGACGAGCAACTGCCTGCCGCCACCCACCAGCGTTTTGCCGGTCGCCTCAAAGAGCGTCTGCACGAGCTGGAGCATCAGGTGCGCGACATGCTGGTCTTTGCCCGGGGCGAGTTACCGCTGACTGACCGCGTCACCCCGGCACTCCTGATGCAATCGTTGCAAGCAGCGGCAGCCATCCATATTCAGGACGTCTCGATGCGTTGGCAGTGCGACAGCCGCGTGGGTGAGTTGCTGTGCAATCGCGACACCCTGGTAGGCGCTCTGCTCAATCTGATCGAAAACGCGACCCAGGCCAGCGGCCCAGGGGCGCGGCTCAAAGTGCATCTGTATAACCGTGGCGAAGTACTGCGCCTGTGCATCAGCGACAGCGGCAGTGGGATCGAGCCGGCGGTGCTGCAGCGCCTGGGTGAGCCTTTTTTCACCACCAAGACCAATGGCACTGGCCTCGGACTGACCGTGGTCAAGGCAGTCGCCCGTGCTCATCAGGGAGAATTGCAGCTGCATTCCCGGTTGGGTCGCGGCACGTGCGCATTGATGACGCTGCCGCTGTTTTCAAGCGCGCCAAGCGCGGAGTAA
- the fliE gene encoding flagellar hook-basal body complex protein FliE has product MSQGVEFNRLMLDMRSMQMDAMARPKSVAEVPELGKSNFADMLGQAINKVSDTQQASTQLATAFEIGKSGVDLTDVMIASQKASVSFQALTQVRNKLVQAYQDIMQMPV; this is encoded by the coding sequence ATGAGCCAAGGTGTTGAGTTCAATCGGTTGATGTTGGATATGCGGTCCATGCAAATGGATGCCATGGCTCGTCCAAAATCCGTCGCCGAAGTGCCGGAGTTGGGCAAGAGCAATTTTGCCGACATGCTTGGCCAGGCCATCAACAAAGTCAGCGATACCCAGCAAGCCTCCACTCAGTTGGCCACCGCCTTCGAGATCGGCAAGAGCGGCGTGGACCTGACCGACGTGATGATCGCTTCGCAAAAGGCCAGTGTTTCCTTCCAAGCCTTGACCCAAGTGCGCAACAAGCTGGTTCAGGCTTATCAAGACATCATGCAGATGCCGGTTTAA
- the fliH gene encoding flagellar assembly protein FliH has protein sequence MSNKDETPSDLIRARDVGGFDVWSLPSFDPHQPEPEPEPVEEAPAQMEEVPLEEVQPLTLEELESIRQEAYNEGFATGEKEGFHSTTLKVRQEADAALSVKLASLETLMGSLFEPIAEQDSQIEKAMVGLVEHITRQVIQRELVLDSSQIESVMREALKLLPLGVGNVRLYINPQDFEQVKALRERHEETWRIVEDASLQPGGCRVETEHSRIDATVETRISQIMAKLFDQLHEQALHPAAADLHLELGDDLDTPDAP, from the coding sequence ATGTCGAACAAAGATGAGACGCCCAGCGATCTGATTCGCGCCCGGGACGTCGGCGGGTTCGACGTCTGGTCACTGCCCAGTTTCGACCCGCATCAGCCTGAACCAGAGCCTGAGCCTGTGGAAGAAGCACCGGCGCAGATGGAAGAGGTGCCGCTGGAGGAAGTCCAGCCATTGACCCTGGAAGAGCTCGAGAGCATCCGTCAGGAGGCTTACAACGAAGGTTTTGCCACCGGTGAGAAAGAAGGCTTCCACAGCACCACCCTCAAGGTGCGCCAGGAAGCTGACGCCGCCTTGAGCGTCAAGCTGGCCAGCCTGGAAACACTGATGGGCAGCCTGTTCGAGCCCATCGCCGAGCAAGACTCGCAGATTGAAAAGGCTATGGTCGGGTTGGTGGAGCACATCACTCGCCAGGTGATCCAGCGTGAGCTGGTACTGGATTCCAGCCAGATCGAAAGCGTGATGCGCGAAGCCCTCAAGCTGTTGCCCTTGGGCGTCGGCAACGTGCGGCTGTACATCAACCCCCAGGATTTCGAGCAGGTCAAAGCCCTGCGCGAGCGCCATGAGGAAACCTGGCGCATCGTCGAAGACGCTTCGTTGCAGCCAGGTGGTTGCCGGGTGGAAACCGAACACAGTCGGATCGACGCAACGGTAGAGACGCGCATCAGCCAGATCATGGCCAAGCTCTTTGATCAGTTGCACGAGCAGGCGCTGCATCCGGCGGCGGCGGATCTGCATCTTGAGTTGGGCGACGACCTGGACACCCCTGATGCGCCTTGA
- a CDS encoding STAS domain-containing protein — MSVDSAVSLDGKKLTIAVKGRFDFGSHQAFRDAYERFYKVPETYVVDMKETTYVDSSALGMLLLLRDHAGGDEAEVQVINSNSDVRKILAISNFDKLFDIS, encoded by the coding sequence ATGTCAGTTGATTCAGCAGTGTCCCTGGATGGGAAAAAGTTGACGATCGCGGTCAAGGGGCGGTTCGACTTCGGCAGTCACCAGGCTTTTCGTGATGCTTACGAGCGGTTCTACAAGGTGCCCGAGACCTACGTGGTGGACATGAAAGAAACCACCTACGTGGACAGCTCTGCCTTGGGTATGCTCCTGCTGTTGCGCGATCATGCGGGTGGCGATGAGGCTGAGGTGCAGGTGATCAATAGCAACTCTGACGTGCGCAAGATCCTCGCCATCTCTAACTTCGACAAACTGTTCGACATCAGTTGA
- a CDS encoding fused response regulator/phosphatase, whose translation MSTLVPVLETLTVLIAEDSAADRLLLSTIVRRQGHAVLTASNGEEAVHVFTRERPQLVLMDALMPVMDGFEAARQIKQLAGEELVPIIFLTSLSESEALARCLDAGGDDFLPKPYNQVILAAKINAMDRLRRLQATVLHQRDLIARHHDYLLHEQRVAKAVFDKVAHSGCLNAAPNIRYLQSPYALFNGDLLLAAYTPSGDIHVLLGDFTGHGLPAAVGAMPLAEVFYSMTGKGYGLGQTLREMNARLKRILPVDMFCCATLLCLSTERRVVEVWNGGMPDGYVHEVASGRRTPLVSRHLPLGVLSAEAFDDRTEVWPMALGDRIFLLSDGVLDTADANEQLFGVERLQQVFAANRHPDHLFEEIEQALARFRGQVRDDISMVEISLSLDQPLRSPTLVYSDSGQASPLDWSVSFEFRAETLKHYNPLPYLLQLLLEIHGLRGQSGALYSVMAEVYSNALEHGVLGLDSSLKRDARGFADYYRQRNERLAQLSSGYVRVHIQVLPTAVGGCLTLRVEDSGAGFDVEKVLAQPQEVDRLSGRGLSLVRQLSSTVSWSDGGRSVCVEFCWEALA comes from the coding sequence TTGAGCACCCTGGTGCCAGTCCTTGAAACCCTCACCGTACTGATCGCCGAAGACAGCGCGGCCGACCGGTTATTGCTGTCGACCATCGTGCGTCGTCAAGGGCATGCCGTGCTGACCGCCAGCAACGGTGAGGAAGCGGTGCACGTGTTCACCCGTGAGCGCCCGCAGCTGGTGTTGATGGATGCGCTGATGCCGGTGATGGACGGCTTTGAGGCTGCCCGTCAAATCAAGCAGTTGGCGGGTGAGGAGCTGGTGCCGATCATTTTCCTCACGTCGTTGAGCGAGAGCGAGGCCCTGGCCCGTTGCCTGGACGCCGGTGGCGACGACTTTCTGCCCAAACCTTACAACCAAGTGATTCTGGCGGCGAAGATCAACGCCATGGATCGCCTGCGCCGTTTGCAGGCCACCGTACTGCATCAGCGGGACTTGATCGCCCGACACCACGATTACCTGCTTCATGAGCAGCGTGTGGCCAAGGCGGTGTTCGACAAGGTTGCCCATTCCGGCTGCCTGAACGCGGCCCCCAACATCCGCTACCTGCAATCGCCCTATGCCTTGTTCAATGGTGATCTGTTGTTGGCGGCGTACACACCGTCGGGCGACATACACGTGCTGCTTGGGGACTTCACCGGGCATGGCTTGCCCGCAGCAGTGGGGGCGATGCCCCTGGCGGAAGTGTTCTACAGCATGACGGGCAAGGGCTACGGCCTGGGGCAAACCCTGCGAGAGATGAACGCCCGGCTCAAGCGCATCCTGCCGGTGGACATGTTCTGCTGCGCCACGTTGTTGTGCCTCAGCACGGAGCGACGGGTGGTGGAGGTGTGGAACGGCGGTATGCCCGATGGCTATGTGCATGAGGTGGCTAGCGGGCGACGTACGCCATTGGTGTCACGGCATTTGCCCCTTGGTGTGTTGTCGGCAGAGGCCTTCGATGATCGTACCGAGGTTTGGCCCATGGCCTTGGGTGACCGGATCTTCCTGCTGTCCGATGGCGTGCTGGATACCGCGGATGCCAATGAGCAGTTGTTTGGTGTCGAGCGCCTGCAGCAGGTGTTCGCCGCCAACCGCCATCCGGATCATTTGTTCGAAGAGATTGAGCAGGCGCTGGCACGCTTTCGCGGCCAGGTGCGGGATGACATCAGCATGGTGGAAATCAGCCTCTCGCTGGATCAGCCGTTGCGCTCGCCAACCCTGGTCTATTCCGACAGCGGTCAAGCGAGCCCGCTGGATTGGTCGGTGAGTTTCGAGTTTCGTGCCGAAACCCTCAAGCACTACAATCCGCTGCCGTATTTGCTGCAACTGCTGCTGGAAATCCACGGCTTGCGCGGGCAGAGCGGGGCGCTGTATAGCGTGATGGCCGAAGTGTATTCCAATGCTCTGGAGCATGGCGTGCTGGGCCTCGACTCAAGCCTCAAGCGCGATGCCCGAGGGTTTGCCGATTATTACCGTCAGCGTAATGAGCGCCTGGCGCAATTGAGCAGCGGTTATGTGCGGGTGCATATCCAAGTGCTGCCCACCGCCGTGGGCGGTTGCCTGACATTGCGCGTCGAGGACAGCGGAGCGGGATTCGATGTGGAGAAGGTTCTGGCCCAGCCGCAGGAAGTCGACCGCTTGTCCGGTCGTGGCCTGAGTCTGGTGCGCCAACTCAGCAGCACTGTGAGCTGGTCGGACGGAGGGCGTAGTGTCTGCGTGGAGTTTTGCTGGGAGGCTCTGGCATAA
- the fliG gene encoding flagellar motor switch protein FliG: MNDRAAVAKLSRVDKAAVLLLSLGETDAAQVLRHMGPKEVQRVGVAMAQMRNVHREQVEQVMSEFVEIVGDQTSLGVGSDSYIRKMLTSALGEDKANGLIDRILLGGNTSGLDSLKWMEPRAVADVIRYEHPQIQAIVVAYLDPDQAGEVLGHFDHKVRLDIILRVSSLNTVQPAALKELNTILEKQFSGNSNASRTTLGGIKRAADIMNFLDSSIEGQLMDSIREVDDTLSGQIEDLMFVFNNLSDVDDRGIQALLREVSSDVLVLALKGSDEGVKEKIFKNMSKRASELLRDDLEAKGPVRVSDVETAQKEILTIARRMAEAGEIVLGGKGGEEMI, encoded by the coding sequence ATGAATGATCGAGCCGCTGTTGCCAAGCTCTCCCGGGTCGACAAAGCCGCTGTATTGCTGCTGTCCCTGGGCGAAACCGACGCAGCACAAGTGTTGCGCCATATGGGCCCCAAGGAAGTCCAGCGGGTCGGCGTCGCCATGGCGCAAATGCGCAACGTACACCGCGAGCAAGTCGAGCAGGTGATGAGCGAATTCGTCGAGATCGTCGGCGACCAGACCAGCCTCGGCGTCGGCTCCGACAGCTACATCCGCAAGATGCTCACCTCTGCCTTGGGCGAGGACAAAGCCAATGGCCTGATCGACCGCATCCTGCTGGGTGGCAACACCAGTGGCCTCGACAGCCTGAAATGGATGGAACCGCGGGCCGTGGCGGACGTGATCCGCTACGAGCACCCACAAATCCAGGCCATTGTTGTCGCCTATCTGGACCCGGACCAGGCCGGTGAAGTGCTCGGCCATTTCGACCACAAGGTGCGCCTGGACATCATCCTGCGGGTCTCGTCGCTGAACACCGTGCAGCCGGCGGCCTTGAAGGAACTGAACACCATTCTCGAGAAGCAATTCTCGGGTAATTCCAATGCCTCGCGCACCACCCTGGGTGGTATCAAGCGTGCGGCGGACATCATGAACTTCCTCGACAGCTCGATCGAAGGCCAATTGATGGACTCGATCCGCGAGGTCGACGACACCCTGTCCGGTCAGATCGAAGACCTCATGTTCGTCTTCAACAACCTGTCCGATGTCGACGACCGTGGCATCCAGGCCTTGCTGCGTGAAGTCTCCTCCGATGTGCTGGTGCTTGCCCTTAAAGGCTCGGATGAGGGCGTCAAGGAGAAGATCTTCAAGAACATGTCCAAGCGGGCTTCCGAACTGTTGCGCGACGACCTCGAGGCCAAGGGCCCGGTGCGCGTCAGCGACGTGGAAACTGCGCAGAAGGAAATCCTCACCATTGCCCGCCGTATGGCCGAAGCCGGAGAAATCGTTCTCGGCGGGAAGGGCGGCGAAGAAATGATCTAA
- the fliF gene encoding flagellar basal-body MS-ring/collar protein FliF, protein MAEAVVDNAPAKADGKPPLFGLSFLENLSEMTMLRQVGLMVGLAASVAIGFAVVLWSQQPDYRPLYGSLAGMDSKQIMETLAAADITYTVEPNSGALLVKADDVARARMKLAAAGVTPGDANIGFEILDKDQGLGTSQFMEATRYRRGLEGELARTISSLNNVKGARVHLAIPKSSVFVRDERKPSASVLVELFSGRSLEPGQVLAIINLVATSVPELSKSQITVVDQKGNLLSDQAENSALTMAGKQFDYSRRMESMLTQRVHNILQPVLGNDRYKAEVSADVDFSAVESTSEQFNPDQPALRSEQSTSEQRTASNGPQGVPGALSNQPPAPASAPQTTGGAAATAAAIQPGQPLLDANGQQIMDPATGQPMLAPYPADKRNQSTKNFELDRSISHTKQQQGRINRLSVSVVVDDQVKINAANGETTRAPWSADELARFTRLVQDAVGFDASRGDSVSVINMPFSVERGEVIAEASFYTQPWFWDIVKQVLGVLFILVLVFGVLRPVLNNITGHGKKQLALSGSDVELGGMGGLDGELRNDRVSLGGPQSILLPSPSEGYDAQLNAIKSLVAEDPGRVAQVVKEWINADE, encoded by the coding sequence ATGGCAGAAGCAGTCGTGGACAACGCACCCGCCAAGGCAGACGGCAAGCCGCCGCTGTTCGGCCTGTCGTTCCTGGAAAACCTTTCCGAGATGACCATGTTGCGTCAGGTGGGCCTGATGGTCGGCCTGGCCGCCAGCGTGGCGATTGGTTTTGCCGTGGTGTTGTGGTCCCAGCAACCTGATTACCGGCCGCTGTATGGAAGCCTCGCGGGCATGGATTCCAAGCAGATCATGGAAACCCTGGCCGCCGCCGATATCACCTACACCGTCGAACCCAACTCCGGCGCCTTGCTGGTCAAGGCCGATGACGTGGCGCGTGCGCGGATGAAGCTGGCTGCGGCTGGCGTTACCCCTGGCGATGCGAACATCGGTTTTGAAATCCTCGACAAGGACCAGGGCCTGGGTACCAGCCAGTTCATGGAAGCCACCCGCTACCGTCGCGGCCTGGAAGGTGAGCTGGCGCGGACCATTTCCAGCCTGAACAACGTCAAGGGCGCCCGGGTGCACCTGGCCATTCCGAAAAGTTCGGTGTTTGTGCGCGACGAGCGCAAGCCCAGCGCCTCGGTACTGGTTGAGCTGTTTTCCGGCCGCTCCCTGGAGCCTGGCCAAGTGTTGGCGATCATCAACCTGGTGGCCACCAGCGTTCCCGAATTGAGCAAGTCGCAAATCACCGTGGTCGACCAGAAGGGCAACCTGCTGTCCGACCAGGCGGAAAACTCCGCGCTGACCATGGCCGGCAAGCAGTTCGACTACAGCCGTCGCATGGAAAGCATGTTGACCCAACGGGTACACAACATCCTGCAGCCGGTGCTGGGCAATGACCGCTACAAGGCTGAAGTGTCTGCTGATGTGGATTTCAGCGCGGTCGAGTCGACGTCCGAACAATTCAACCCCGATCAGCCGGCCCTGCGCAGCGAGCAATCGACCAGCGAACAACGCACAGCCTCCAATGGCCCGCAAGGTGTGCCGGGTGCCCTGAGCAATCAGCCGCCAGCGCCGGCTTCGGCCCCGCAAACTACCGGAGGCGCAGCCGCTACGGCCGCTGCGATCCAGCCCGGCCAACCGCTGTTGGACGCCAATGGCCAGCAAATCATGGACCCGGCTACCGGCCAACCGATGCTTGCGCCATATCCTGCGGACAAGCGTAACCAGTCCACCAAGAACTTCGAACTCGACCGCTCCATCAGTCACACCAAGCAGCAACAGGGCCGGATCAATCGCCTGTCGGTGTCGGTGGTGGTCGATGACCAGGTCAAGATCAACGCGGCCAACGGTGAAACCACCCGTGCGCCATGGAGCGCCGACGAATTGGCGCGCTTCACTCGTCTGGTGCAGGACGCCGTCGGTTTTGACGCCAGCCGTGGCGACAGTGTCAGCGTTATCAACATGCCGTTTTCCGTCGAGCGCGGCGAAGTGATCGCCGAAGCGTCGTTCTACACCCAGCCGTGGTTCTGGGACATCGTCAAGCAAGTACTGGGTGTATTGTTCATCCTGGTGCTGGTGTTCGGTGTACTGCGTCCGGTGCTCAACAACATCACCGGCCACGGCAAGAAACAGTTGGCCTTGAGTGGCAGCGACGTTGAGTTGGGCGGCATGGGCGGCCTGGATGGCGAACTGCGCAACGACCGGGTCAGCCTTGGCGGCCCGCAAAGCATCCTGTTGCCAAGCCCGAGCGAAGGCTATGACGCTCAGTTGAACGCAATCAAGAGTCTGGTGGCAGAAGACCCGGGTCGTGTGGCCCAGGTCGTGAAAGAGTGGATTAACGCAGATGAATGA
- a CDS encoding sigma-54 dependent transcriptional regulator, with the protein MAIKVLLVEDDRALREALADTLLLAGHDYRAVGSAEEALEAVGQESFSLVVSDVNMPGMDGHQLLGLLRARQPQLPVLLMTAHGAVERAVDAMRQGAADYLVKPFEPKALIELVARHALGTVGVSDGEGPIAFEPASAQLLELAARVARSDSTVLISGESGTGKEVLARYIHQQSHRASQPFIAINCAAIPDNMLEATLFGHEKGSFTGAIAAQPGKFEQADGGTILLDEISEMPLGLQAKLLRVLQEREVERVGARKPIQLDIRVVATTNRDLAGEVAAGRFREDLFYRLSVFPLAWRPLRERPADIIPLAERLLSKHVNKMKHAQARLSADAQACLISYPWPGNVRELDNAIQRALILQQGGLIQPQDFCLAVGGNSAPLPSLASTPQIETTAAESAGALGDDLRRREFQMIIDTLRSERGRRKEAAERLGISPRTLRYKLAQMRDAGMDVEAYLFAT; encoded by the coding sequence ATGGCAATCAAGGTTCTACTGGTTGAAGACGACCGCGCCCTGCGCGAAGCCCTGGCGGACACGTTGCTGTTGGCCGGGCATGACTATCGGGCTGTCGGCTCGGCCGAAGAGGCCCTTGAAGCGGTAGGGCAGGAGTCTTTCAGCCTGGTAGTCAGTGACGTCAATATGCCGGGCATGGACGGCCACCAGTTGCTGGGCCTGCTGCGCGCTCGCCAGCCGCAATTGCCAGTATTGCTGATGACCGCCCACGGCGCAGTGGAGCGGGCCGTGGATGCCATGCGCCAAGGCGCTGCGGATTACCTGGTCAAACCGTTCGAGCCCAAGGCCCTGATCGAGCTGGTCGCCCGCCACGCCCTCGGGACTGTGGGAGTGTCAGATGGCGAAGGCCCGATTGCCTTTGAGCCAGCCAGTGCCCAGTTGCTGGAGCTGGCCGCACGCGTGGCCCGCAGCGACTCCACGGTGCTGATCTCTGGCGAGTCCGGCACCGGCAAGGAAGTCCTGGCGCGTTATATCCACCAGCAATCCCATCGTGCCAGCCAGCCGTTTATTGCGATCAACTGCGCAGCGATCCCCGACAACATGCTAGAGGCCACTTTGTTTGGCCACGAAAAGGGCTCGTTCACCGGCGCCATCGCGGCCCAGCCCGGCAAGTTCGAGCAGGCCGACGGCGGCACCATCCTGCTGGACGAAATCTCGGAAATGCCTCTGGGCCTGCAAGCCAAATTGCTGCGGGTGCTGCAAGAGCGTGAAGTGGAGCGGGTAGGGGCGCGCAAGCCGATTCAATTGGATATCCGCGTCGTCGCTACCACCAACCGTGACCTGGCGGGCGAAGTGGCGGCGGGGCGCTTTCGCGAGGATCTGTTCTACCGGCTTTCGGTGTTCCCGCTGGCCTGGCGCCCGTTGCGTGAGCGCCCGGCGGACATCATTCCCTTGGCCGAACGCTTGCTGAGCAAGCACGTCAATAAAATGAAGCACGCCCAGGCGCGACTGTCGGCTGATGCCCAGGCATGTCTGATCAGCTATCCATGGCCTGGCAACGTGCGGGAGCTGGACAATGCGATCCAGCGTGCGTTGATCTTGCAGCAGGGTGGCTTGATCCAGCCTCAGGACTTCTGCCTGGCCGTGGGTGGCAATAGTGCGCCGCTGCCGAGCCTGGCGAGTACCCCTCAGATTGAAACGACGGCAGCCGAATCGGCTGGAGCGCTGGGTGACGACCTGCGCCGCCGTGAATTCCAGATGATCATCGACACCCTGCGTTCCGAGCGCGGTCGCCGCAAAGAGGCCGCCGAGCGCCTGGGCATCAGCCCGCGCACCTTGCGCTACAAGCTGGCGCAGATGCGCGATGCCGGGATGGATGTGGAAGCCTACCTTTTCGCTACCTGA
- the fliJ gene encoding flagellar export protein FliJ, which translates to MATSRAARLAPVVEMAETTERTAAQRLGHFQGQVRLAQSKLGDLEGFRGEYQQQWISRGSQGVSGQWLMNYQHFLNQLETAVGQQRQSLAWHEANLDKARDSWQQAYARVEGLRKLVQRYIDEARALEDKREQKLLDELSQRLPRQDHY; encoded by the coding sequence ATGGCAACCAGTCGCGCCGCCCGCCTTGCGCCCGTGGTGGAGATGGCCGAAACCACCGAGCGCACCGCCGCCCAGCGCCTGGGGCATTTCCAGGGGCAAGTGCGCTTGGCCCAGAGCAAGCTGGGGGACCTGGAAGGCTTTCGCGGCGAATACCAGCAACAGTGGATCAGTCGCGGCAGCCAAGGCGTTTCCGGGCAATGGCTGATGAACTACCAGCACTTCCTCAATCAACTGGAAACCGCTGTCGGCCAGCAGCGCCAAAGCCTGGCCTGGCACGAGGCCAACCTCGACAAGGCTCGCGACAGCTGGCAGCAGGCCTACGCCCGCGTTGAAGGCCTGCGCAAGCTAGTGCAACGCTACATCGACGAAGCTCGAGCGCTGGAAGACAAGCGCGAGCAGAAGCTGCTGGATGAGCTGTCCCAGCGCTTGCCGCGCCAAGACCACTACTGA